From Xenopus laevis strain J_2021 chromosome 7L, Xenopus_laevis_v10.1, whole genome shotgun sequence, one genomic window encodes:
- the LOC121395587 gene encoding UPF0688 protein C1orf174 homolog isoform X2, with amino-acid sequence MPSASLPPGSCRQSRTSARCVMSWFLTPDLFSRRRQFLAKTQTKSLQRSWKNDEKGLMESDEQELINKTDNTASNESNAGNVNTCPSASPFSDLNEVSRNGLTDDSEDGVGFSHKTSPEPSKVREVYLNGSPFVDEDSNQLMPLGLFFENADLMQHTKS; translated from the exons ATGCCTTCTGCTTCACTTCCGCCAGGTTCTTGCAGGCAATCCCGTACTTCTGCTCGCTGTGTAATGTCCTGGTTCTTAACACCGGATCTTTTTTCTCGGCGGAG GCAGTTTCTagcaaaaacacagacaaaaagtCTCCAAAGAAGTTGGAAAAATGATGAAAAGGGTCTGATGGAATCTGATGAACAGGAACTCATAAACAAAACCGACAACACAGCGTCTAATGAAAGCAATGCTGGAAACGTTAATACATGTCCTTCTGCATCCCCCTTTTCTGATTTGAATGAGGTTTCACGTAATGGCTTAACAGATGACAGTGAGGATGGAGTAGGGTTTAGTCACAAAACGTCCCCTGAGCCCTCTAAAGTAAGAGAGGTTTATCTGAATGGCAGTCCATTTGTAGATGAAGACAGCAATCAACTGATGCCTCTGGGGCTCTTTTTTGAAAATGCAGATCTAATGCAG